GCGCTGCAAGGTGGACCAAATTCCGATGCACAAGCAGGTGTGCATCATTCCGTTCCGACGTGATTTCCTGCTCGAGTACAACACGCTTGCACCGACGCCCCTGGAAATTGCCGAGTCCGTCGACATGATGCGTGTGCTCGAACACGGCATGAAGGTTCGCATGGCGCCAACGTGCCACGACACGCACGCCGTCGATACGGCCGAAGACCTCAAGAAGGTCGAGCGTCTGATGCAGGGGCTCGATGGCTGACCAGAGCTGCAGGGCACCGGAGTCCGGCTCCGGTGCCGTGCTGGTGTGGGATGTCGAGGGCGACCCTGTTGGCGGGTTCGACGTCACGGCCTTGTGGCGTGCTTTCGACGCCACGCCGCTTCCCGATGCGAACGTGGTCTCCCTGCCCAGGCTGGTCGAGGCCGGTGCTGACGACCTTCGTGCACGTTACCTGGCGTGGATATACGCCTTGGGGACGGCAATGGCCGGCGGACAGAGTGTTGCCGAGCGATTCACCCTCCGGCCCGGACTCAGCTACTGGTGGCTGGCTGCGCCCGCCCAGAAATTCAGCATCTCTGCCGTCTCGCTCGTTCCGGATGCCATCAAGATGCTCGCTTTCGAACGGTATCTCGATGACCGGGACGTGCGCTCGATCCGGCTTGAATCAGAGAATCTTCGATTGGCCGAATGCCTGTCGGCCTACTGTCGCCAGCACGGCTACAGCTTCGATTGGCGCCGCCGCGATGCGGGCGACGTCGCATCTCCGACCCTGGGGGCGCTGTACCGGCGTCTTCCACCGACACTGCGGGCCATCATCTCACTGATGCGGTTCTGTGTGTCCCGGCTGTCCTCGGCGCGTCCTACCGCGTCCAATGCCCGGCCCCCGGGGACGATGTCGGTGTTCGACGTCCTGATCCACCTCGACCGATCGTCCCTGGAATCCGGCCGGTTTGCATCGAATTACTGGGGGCCGCTCGTCCGGCGCCTGGACGAGGAGGGCATTCGAGCGAACTGGTTTCACATCTTTCATCCGCAGCCCGCAGTAGCCAAGTTCAGGCGGGCTGTCGAACTCGCGCGGCGCTTCACGGCAGCGTCGGACGGACGCCAGTGGCACCAGATGGTCGATGGAATGCCCGGCATCGCAACCGTCGCCAGGGCGTTGAGCGATTTTTTCAGGATCGGGCGTGCTGCGAAGGCCTCCCTGCCGGCATTGAAGGCCGTCAGGCCGGAGGGCTCTGTCCTGGCGCTGTGGCCGTTCCATGAGGACGAATGGCAGGAGTCGGTGCGTGGCCCCAATGCCCTGATGGAGTGCCTTCGGCTCGGTGGCTTCGAATCCGAGTTCGCCCGACTGCCTAGACAGGAGGTGGGGCTCTATCTTTGCGAGAATCAGCCGTGGGAGCACGCCTTGATCCACGCGTGGCGTTCCCGGGGACACGGCACGCTGATTGCCGTCCCGCATTCGACCATCCGATACTGGGATCTGAGGTACTTCCACGACCCGAGGACGTACGTCGAGGCGGACGCCAGCCGACGTCCGTTGCCGGATCAGTACGCATTGAATGGACCGGTCGCCATGCGCATGATGGTCGACGCAGGCGTGCCCAAGGAAAAGCTCGTTCCTGTCGAGGCGCTTCGTTTCATGTATCTGGAGCACGGCAGGATGCCTCTGCCAACCGGGATGGCGACGATCACGCTGCTGGTCTGTGGCGATTTCCTCACCTCGACCAACGACAGGATCTTTGAGCTGTTGAGCGGCGTGGGGGAAAATTTCCCGCGCGGCAGCAGAGTCGTGTTCAAGCCGCATCCCGCATTCCCCTACGCGCCGGCGCATTCGCTCCATGCCGGCGTCGAGGTGCTTGTCGATGAGCGTTCGTTGTCGGCATTGTTGCCGGAATGTCATATTGTGATCAGCAGTGCAATTACCTCCGCGGCGGTCGATGCCTACTGTGCGGGACGCCCGGTCATACAGGTCGCCAGTGGTCGCGGTTTGAACGCAAACGCCTTGCGTGGCGTGGACGGCGTGGCACTGGTTGCGACCTCGGCGGAGTTGGCTAGCGCGCTGACGCAAGCCGTTTCGGCGCAGGCCCCGCGCACGCGCAGTGAACATTACTTCCATCTGGATTCGGCGCTGCCCGGCTGGATGAACATGCTGAGAAGTGGTCGATCCCCGGACGTGACGCCCACGCTCGGGCGGCTTGGAGACGTTTGATGTCGCGACAGAAGCAGACACCCGACAATACGGCGCCCGTGCGCTTCTCCGTCGTGATTCCCACTCTGGGCGGAGCACAGATCTCCCGAACCATCGAACAGATAAACCAAGGTTCTGTGCGTCCGCATGAAATCCTCGTGTGCATACCTGAGGCTGAGGCTCACAGGGTGGCGGGTTTGCCCTTCGACAATGTCCGGATCGTCCCGACCCCCGTTCGTGGCCAGGTCGCCCAGCGAGCGTTCGGTTTTGCGCAAGTCGAATCGTCGCTCGTGATGCAGCTGGACGACGACATCATGCTCGATCACGATGCCGTCGCCACTTTGCTCAGCGCCCTGACCGCGCTGGGGCCGGGGCATATCGTCGGGCCCGTGTTGTACAACGTCGAGACAGGCGCGCCGTTGTCAACGATCGACACCGGATTCAAGGGGTTCGTGATCAACGTCTACGAGTCGTTAATACGCGGATTGCCCTGGGGCAAGCGCAGAATGGGTGCGCTCAGTGATATTGGCGGGTGCGGGAGCGTCGATCCACGCCTGTGCGATGAGGCTCTGGTCAGCACGGAGTGGCTACCGGGCGGGTGCTCGGTGTCATATCGAGACGAGCTCGTGCTTGACGCATTCTTTCCCTACCCGGGGAAAGCGTTCTCGGAAGATGTGCTTCATTCGACGCTGAGGACCCGGAAGGGGATTGTCCATCACGTCGCCGTGCGGGCGAAGGCAACCATACAGCCGCCCGAGCGCGGAGTGACACGCTACAGCGCGCTCGCTGAAATCAGGGCGAGACAATACGCAGCACGGATGCTCGGCGGAAATCCCGTGCGCGCATACCTTGCCTCGGTTCTTGATATCCTGCGGCGACAGATTGCTGCCCTGCTGGCACGCTAGGTGAGCGCATGACATCCCCCCTCATCGTTGTGACCGGCGCCAGCGGCTTCATCGGGAAGCATCTCCTCGACGCGACAAAGGGGCGCGCCGTACTTGCCCTCAGTCGAACGAGCAAAGCCCCGACGCCTGGCGAAGATCATGTGCGATGGGTGGAGGGCGATCTGGCCTCGGCGCAATGTTGGCTGGAGGTGCTCAAGCCCGGTTGCACAGTCATCAACCTGGCCTACCCGACAAGCCTTTCCGCTGAAGATGCAGTGAGCGCAGCGCGGAATATGGTGGCGGCGTGCGCCGAGTTTCAGGCGACCCGGCTGGTTCATTGCAGCACTGTGTCGGTCTACGGGAGGACCGAGGGCGGGGTGATCGACGAATCGACGCCATGTCGACCACAGGATGAGTACGGCAGGACGAAGCTGGCGATTGAAGAGGCGATCCTGGGGGCGGATGCCGGCGCGTGTGATGTGGGGGTCTTGCGGCCTGCCGCCGTGTTCGGCCCGGGTGGGCGCAACCTTGTGACGTTGGCGCAGAGTCTGCAGCACGGTTCCGCGGTCACCAATTATCTGCGGGCCTCGTTGTTCGGGCGCAGGAAGATGCATCTGGTGCCAGTCGAGTCGGTGGTGGCGGCGCTGGTGTTTCTGTGCGACAGCGCTCGC
The nucleotide sequence above comes from Nitrogeniibacter mangrovi. Encoded proteins:
- a CDS encoding TIGR04326 family surface carbohydrate biosynthesis protein; the protein is MADQSCRAPESGSGAVLVWDVEGDPVGGFDVTALWRAFDATPLPDANVVSLPRLVEAGADDLRARYLAWIYALGTAMAGGQSVAERFTLRPGLSYWWLAAPAQKFSISAVSLVPDAIKMLAFERYLDDRDVRSIRLESENLRLAECLSAYCRQHGYSFDWRRRDAGDVASPTLGALYRRLPPTLRAIISLMRFCVSRLSSARPTASNARPPGTMSVFDVLIHLDRSSLESGRFASNYWGPLVRRLDEEGIRANWFHIFHPQPAVAKFRRAVELARRFTAASDGRQWHQMVDGMPGIATVARALSDFFRIGRAAKASLPALKAVRPEGSVLALWPFHEDEWQESVRGPNALMECLRLGGFESEFARLPRQEVGLYLCENQPWEHALIHAWRSRGHGTLIAVPHSTIRYWDLRYFHDPRTYVEADASRRPLPDQYALNGPVAMRMMVDAGVPKEKLVPVEALRFMYLEHGRMPLPTGMATITLLVCGDFLTSTNDRIFELLSGVGENFPRGSRVVFKPHPAFPYAPAHSLHAGVEVLVDERSLSALLPECHIVISSAITSAAVDAYCAGRPVIQVASGRGLNANALRGVDGVALVATSAELASALTQAVSAQAPRTRSEHYFHLDSALPGWMNMLRSGRSPDVTPTLGRLGDV
- a CDS encoding glycosyltransferase family 2 protein, whose amino-acid sequence is MSRQKQTPDNTAPVRFSVVIPTLGGAQISRTIEQINQGSVRPHEILVCIPEAEAHRVAGLPFDNVRIVPTPVRGQVAQRAFGFAQVESSLVMQLDDDIMLDHDAVATLLSALTALGPGHIVGPVLYNVETGAPLSTIDTGFKGFVINVYESLIRGLPWGKRRMGALSDIGGCGSVDPRLCDEALVSTEWLPGGCSVSYRDELVLDAFFPYPGKAFSEDVLHSTLRTRKGIVHHVAVRAKATIQPPERGVTRYSALAEIRARQYAARMLGGNPVRAYLASVLDILRRQIAALLAR
- a CDS encoding NAD-dependent epimerase/dehydratase family protein, coding for MTSPLIVVTGASGFIGKHLLDATKGRAVLALSRTSKAPTPGEDHVRWVEGDLASAQCWLEVLKPGCTVINLAYPTSLSAEDAVSAARNMVAACAEFQATRLVHCSTVSVYGRTEGGVIDESTPCRPQDEYGRTKLAIEEAILGADAGACDVGVLRPAAVFGPGGRNLVTLAQSLQHGSAVTNYLRASLFGRRKMHLVPVESVVAALVFLCDSARPLSGNVFNVAEDDDELNNFQDVERMLAKGLGAGGRSVAPLPIPPWALRLLLRSRGRSELDPNCVYRSDRIRSWGFVSPVSFESALVAFANNFGSDSSTRGSS